TGACGCCGGCTGGGATGACTCAACTTGCACAAGTGAAATCGATTCGAGATCTCTGGCTGAACGACTGTGACCTCACGGATGACGGCTTGGCGGCTCTGTCATCCCTGACCAATCTCTCTGTTCTACGACTGAACAGAACGAAAATCTCTGATAACGGACTACATCGATTTGCAGCGAACGTCAAAGAACTGACCAATCTCGAAATCAGAAATACACTGATCACCTGTCGCGGCCTGTCGGAAGTCGCTCCGAATTTGCCCAAACTGACTTCCTTGCACTGTCAGGGGATTCAGGGGATTTCTGCCGAGGCTGCACCTGAGGGGCTGGGCAGGTTCCCCAATCTGCAATCAGTCGACCTGGATGCACAGCTTCTGCAAAAGCCGTTCGTGGAGAAGCTATTTGCGACAGTCCCGCGACTCGTTTCTTTGGGGATCAGCGGACGAGTTCAAACGCAACACATGCAGGCGTTGGGATCAGTCGGCCAGCTGCGCGAGGTCTGGTTTCAGGAGGACTCGGAAATGACTCCTGGAGCATTGGCCATGTTGTCCGAGTTCCGGTCGCTGGCCAGTATCGGTCTCAAACGAAAACTGTCCACGGCCGAGTGGGCTGACCTGACGTCTAATACCGCGATTCCCAAAATCTGGTTCTATTATGCCCAGGGACCGCAACCCAGGCTGGAAGACCTGGCAAAGATACCCGGGCTGCGAAAGGTGCATTTCACCGGAACTCCAACCGATGAAGCCGCATTGGATCAGTTGCAGACGCGACGTCCCGATCTCGAGGTGGTGATCGACGGCCAATACAGGTAGCTCTCGGCCAACTCTGCAATGTTGCATACCGTTTGGCCGGAAATACCAAAACCGTCGCCGCTCGAAGAATGGCTGAAGGGGCGCGAGGTGCTCACCGTCAAACAAGACGGGAATGCCATGTTCTCGACGAGTCAGGCGGCCCCTGAGAAGCAGCAAACAGGGCAGGTGGTGGTCGTTCTCGACAAGGAACCTGATCGGGAATCGCGAGTCATTTCTCAGGCGATCTCCCATGAATCCTGCCCGACCTTCGTCCACCGCATTTTTGAAAATGACTGACCTCAATACTCCGCATTGATCTGCGAATCGTCCCGTGCGGCGAGGTATTTGAGGGTGTCGAGGTTGATGCTGTCGGAGACGAATTTCACCGATGAGTCTCCCAGCAGGACGTGGGCGCCGCCCGAGTGGGCTGAGGCGAACGGAGTGTTGTAGCTCGACCAGCCCCCCTGTCCGGCCACGCCTGTCTGGCCCATCACGGGGGCGTTGGGCGTGTACATCACCACGACGGTGGAATACATCAGGTTCCCTTTGAAGTCGCCGAAGTTCCCTTTGAACCAGGCCCCTTCGGCCGGGCTGCATTGAGGTCGTCCGTCGCCGCGGTTGCCGAAGGCGTCCTGCAGCGTGTTGCTGATCTCGCCGACCAGTAGCGTATTGGAAAGTCCGTCGGTGCATTCGCTCATGTTGCGGAACGTCATCGACGAAATCATCCCGCGATCCGAGAACATCGAATCTCCTGCCCCATTCCAGAGACTGGCGACGGTGGGCTTGTTGCCCTGCCCTGTCCAGGTTGCTGTGTTGGTGGCCCCCGCGACCCCGTAATACTGGCTGATCATCTGGCTGCCCCAGTTATTCACCTGACGCACGCTGGGCTGAATCGTGGGCGGCAGCGGCGATGACGGGCAGAGCAGCCAGGGGAGCGTCAGCCCGGAGACCAGTCTGGCATTGGCGCTGTTGTTGCCGCGGTCGGCCTGATCGTGACCTTCGAATTTCCACTGGTTGTAGATCGTCGCCTGGTCGAGATAGGGCAACAGCGACACCCATTGGCTGTGTCCCCAGTCGGCATTTACCTGACCGCCGCCAGCGGGGAGAAAGTTGTTGGCGTCGTGGTAATTGTGCATCGCCAGCCCCTGCTGCTTGAGGTTGTTTTTGCACTGCATGC
This window of the Planctomicrobium piriforme genome carries:
- a CDS encoding DUF1559 domain-containing protein, producing the protein MPAPRETASRSTHILPSRTAFTLIELLVVIAIVAVLVGLLLPAVQQAREAARRMQCKNNLKQQGLAMHNYHDANNFLPAGGGQVNADWGHSQWVSLLPYLDQATIYNQWKFEGHDQADRGNNSANARLVSGLTLPWLLCPSSPLPPTIQPSVRQVNNWGSQMISQYYGVAGATNTATWTGQGNKPTVASLWNGAGDSMFSDRGMISSMTFRNMSECTDGLSNTLLVGEISNTLQDAFGNRGDGRPQCSPAEGAWFKGNFGDFKGNLMYSTVVVMYTPNAPVMGQTGVAGQGGWSSYNTPFASAHSGGAHVLLGDSSVKFVSDSINLDTLKYLAARDDSQINAEY